One Gelria sp. Kuro-4 DNA segment encodes these proteins:
- a CDS encoding DNA repair helicase XPB, with protein MTVNDKPVIVQRDGSILLEVGGPRYEEARDTLARFAELVKSPEYVHTYRLSPLSLWNAAASGLSAAAVKEGLSAYSRYPVPDNIMRDIDDYLARYGKLKLVRQGEGLVLISEDPLLITEIANSKGLGRHLDGWAGPNRLRVAPGHRGYLKQALIKLGWPVEDLAGYTPGAPLAVDLRTVTPGGAPFGLRSYQEEAVAAFWASGSERGGSGVIVLPCGAGKTVVGLGVMARARCHTLIVVTSTTAVHQWRDELLDKTTLRPDAIGEYTGDLKDVRPVTIATYQVLTWRPRKTDEFPHLAVFNARDWGLIIYDEVHLLPAPVFRITADLQARRRLGLTATLVREDGREEDVFTLVGPKRYDVPWKVLEKQGWIATAACTEIRLPLPQEKRLEYSLARDPHTRYRIAAENPAKLPLVRQLIARHPNEQVLVIGQYLDQLAALAAELKAPLITGQTSTAEREALYRAFREGRIKVLVVSRVANFSIDLPDASVAIQVSGTFGSRQEEAQRLGRILRPKAERNQAHFYTLTTRDTKDQEYAAKRQLFLTEQGYRYTILDASEMATGERSRQV; from the coding sequence ATGACTGTGAACGACAAGCCGGTAATCGTGCAGCGCGACGGCAGCATCCTGCTCGAGGTGGGCGGGCCCCGCTACGAAGAGGCGCGCGACACCCTGGCGCGCTTCGCGGAGCTCGTGAAAAGCCCCGAGTACGTCCATACCTACCGCCTCTCGCCCCTCTCCCTCTGGAACGCGGCCGCCAGCGGTCTTAGCGCCGCTGCCGTTAAAGAAGGTCTCAGCGCGTACTCGCGCTACCCAGTACCCGATAACATCATGCGCGACATCGATGACTACCTGGCCCGCTACGGCAAGCTGAAGCTTGTCCGGCAGGGTGAGGGGCTTGTGCTCATTTCCGAAGACCCGCTCCTCATTACGGAAATCGCCAACAGCAAGGGCTTGGGCCGCCACCTGGACGGCTGGGCAGGGCCGAACCGCCTCCGAGTCGCCCCCGGCCACCGCGGCTATCTCAAACAGGCCCTGATTAAACTCGGGTGGCCGGTCGAAGATCTGGCGGGTTATACGCCCGGCGCCCCGCTGGCCGTCGACCTGCGCACCGTCACCCCCGGCGGGGCCCCCTTCGGCCTACGCTCCTACCAGGAAGAAGCCGTGGCCGCCTTTTGGGCCAGCGGCTCCGAACGGGGCGGGAGCGGCGTGATCGTGCTACCCTGCGGCGCCGGGAAAACAGTGGTAGGCCTGGGCGTCATGGCGCGCGCCCGCTGCCACACCCTGATCGTCGTCACCAGCACCACCGCCGTGCACCAGTGGCGCGACGAACTCCTGGACAAGACTACCCTCCGTCCCGACGCCATCGGCGAGTACACCGGCGACCTGAAGGACGTCCGCCCCGTAACCATCGCCACCTACCAGGTCCTCACCTGGCGGCCCCGCAAGACAGACGAGTTTCCCCACCTGGCCGTCTTCAACGCCCGGGACTGGGGCCTTATCATCTACGACGAGGTCCACCTGCTGCCGGCCCCGGTCTTTCGCATCACGGCCGACCTGCAGGCGCGGCGCCGCTTGGGCCTCACCGCTACCTTGGTGCGTGAAGACGGGCGGGAGGAGGATGTCTTCACCCTGGTGGGCCCCAAGCGCTACGATGTTCCCTGGAAGGTATTGGAAAAACAGGGCTGGATCGCCACTGCCGCCTGTACCGAGATACGCCTCCCCCTGCCCCAGGAGAAGCGCCTGGAGTACTCTCTGGCCCGCGATCCGCATACCCGCTACCGCATCGCCGCTGAAAACCCGGCCAAGCTCCCTCTGGTACGCCAGTTGATCGCCCGCCACCCTAACGAGCAGGTGCTGGTGATCGGCCAGTACCTTGACCAGCTGGCCGCGCTGGCGGCCGAACTCAAGGCGCCGCTTATCACCGGCCAAACCTCCACCGCCGAGCGCGAGGCCCTCTACCGGGCCTTCCGCGAAGGGCGCATCAAGGTGCTGGTGGTGTCGCGCGTGGCCAACTTCTCCATCGACCTTCCGGATGCCAGCGTGGCCATCCAGGTGTCCGGCACCTTCGGCTCGCGCCAGGAAGAAGCGCAACGCCTGGGACGGATCCTCCGGCCGAAGGCGGAGCGCAACCAGGCGCACTTCTACACCCTGACCACCCGGGACACCAAGGACCAGGAGTATGCCGCCAAGCGCCAGCTCTTCCTCACCGAGCAGGGCTACCGCTACACCATTTTGGACGCGAGTGAAATGGCGACCGGGGAAAGGAGCCGGCAGGTATGA
- a CDS encoding NAD(P)/FAD-dependent oxidoreductase produces MSGLLEEPDVIVVGAGPAGATVARDLAAGGLAVLLLDKDEFPRSKPCAGGLTARTLANLDLTLPPGVVRERCRAFRAVLGERVQEVVFPEPYAVTVDRADFDSALIAAAQEEGACFCPGEAVRSVELTAGQAVLRSDKRVLTAPLVIGADGIPSRVAAALGARGRLAAAPCLSADVPLPPGLRSRERWQGTLETHWGYFNWGYAWVFPKGDHLSVGLGSWDGGKENLKALWPRFLASLGLTPTPARGHLVPLGGQRRRRVGDHVLLVGDAAGYADPVTGEGILYALCSAHLAAETVLALKARGLPFTAAHLSRYEGACAATFGRDLAWALALNRLARRWPGLWQQAFFASPVWFRQALEVACGRLSYRDLARWSLQHLSHLLPLAWRAAGVKRRSSE; encoded by the coding sequence ATGTCAGGGCTGCTGGAGGAGCCCGACGTCATTGTGGTGGGAGCCGGTCCGGCGGGCGCGACGGTGGCGCGCGACCTGGCAGCCGGGGGGTTGGCGGTTTTGCTGCTGGACAAGGATGAGTTCCCCCGCTCGAAACCGTGTGCGGGCGGCCTTACGGCTCGGACGCTGGCGAACCTGGACCTTACGCTGCCACCGGGTGTGGTACGGGAGCGTTGCCGGGCCTTCCGGGCGGTGCTCGGCGAGCGCGTCCAAGAAGTAGTGTTCCCCGAACCGTACGCTGTCACTGTAGATCGCGCCGATTTCGACAGTGCGCTCATTGCGGCGGCCCAAGAAGAGGGCGCCTGCTTTTGCCCGGGCGAGGCGGTGCGGAGCGTGGAACTTACTGCGGGGCAGGCAGTGTTGCGCAGCGACAAACGGGTGCTCACGGCACCCCTCGTCATAGGGGCGGATGGCATTCCCAGCCGGGTGGCGGCGGCACTGGGCGCCCGGGGCCGTCTGGCCGCGGCACCCTGCCTGAGCGCCGATGTACCGCTGCCGCCAGGGCTGCGCAGCCGGGAACGCTGGCAGGGAACACTGGAGACGCACTGGGGCTACTTCAACTGGGGCTACGCCTGGGTTTTCCCCAAGGGCGACCACTTGTCGGTGGGCCTGGGTAGCTGGGACGGCGGCAAAGAAAACCTCAAAGCGCTCTGGCCACGGTTCCTCGCCTCCCTGGGCCTCACGCCCACCCCGGCGCGCGGCCACCTGGTGCCGCTGGGCGGGCAACGCCGGCGGCGCGTAGGCGACCACGTTCTTTTGGTGGGCGATGCGGCCGGTTACGCCGATCCGGTGACGGGTGAAGGCATACTCTACGCCCTGTGTTCGGCGCACCTGGCGGCTGAGACGGTGCTGGCCCTGAAAGCGCGTGGCCTGCCTTTCACCGCCGCTCACCTGAGCCGTTACGAAGGTGCCTGTGCGGCGACCTTTGGGCGCGACCTGGCCTGGGCACTGGCGCTGAACCGCCTGGCGCGGCGCTGGCCGGGCCTGTGGCAACAGGCGTTTTTTGCCAGTCCCGTCTGGTTTCGTCAGGCCCTGGAGGTTGCCTGCGGGCGGCTGAGTTACCGCGACCTGGCGCGCTGGTCGCTCCAACACCTGTCGCACCTTTTGCCGCTGGCCTGGCGGGCGGCAGGGGTTAAGAGGAGGAGCAGCGAATAA
- a CDS encoding 3'-5' exoribonuclease YhaM family protein, which yields MEEKPLKQQFTARLQPGERVDDYFVACEPALRSFRNGGGRSGSFLKLTLRDREGSLPAVLWEGAEAVYPRLRGNPVVKVRGSVGTYQGELQVVVEALEPAREELDPGNFLPSSPRPRPEMEKELAACLAAIENEPLRWLLSAFFADPAFYNAFARAPAAKNIHHAYIGGLLEHTLETVYFARAIAQRYPEYINRDLLLTGALLHDCGKVEEYRVEGLGFTLTAAGRLFGHLVLGARMVEERLAPRNDFPAALKEELLHVILAHHGSQEWGSPQPPKTITAFALHHADFLSAELNHFQGVLQAGVNEEGWTAADRKLERSVYLGFLAPDEVAAARERGGR from the coding sequence ATGGAGGAGAAACCGCTTAAACAGCAATTTACCGCCCGCCTGCAGCCGGGCGAGCGGGTCGACGACTATTTTGTCGCCTGCGAACCGGCACTGCGCTCCTTCCGCAACGGTGGCGGGCGCAGCGGCAGCTTCCTTAAGCTTACGCTCCGGGACCGGGAGGGGTCGCTCCCGGCGGTGCTGTGGGAGGGCGCTGAGGCCGTTTACCCGCGCCTTAGGGGCAACCCGGTGGTTAAAGTGCGCGGGAGCGTGGGCACTTACCAGGGGGAGCTGCAGGTGGTAGTGGAAGCCCTGGAGCCGGCAAGAGAGGAGCTTGACCCGGGCAACTTCTTGCCTTCCTCTCCGCGCCCGCGCCCGGAGATGGAAAAGGAGCTGGCGGCGTGTCTCGCCGCCATTGAAAACGAGCCGCTGCGCTGGCTGCTCAGTGCCTTCTTCGCCGATCCGGCGTTTTATAACGCGTTCGCACGCGCCCCTGCCGCCAAAAACATTCACCACGCCTACATCGGCGGCCTCTTGGAACACACCCTGGAAACGGTCTACTTCGCCCGCGCCATCGCTCAGCGCTACCCGGAGTACATCAATCGCGACCTACTCCTTACCGGGGCGCTGCTCCACGACTGCGGCAAGGTTGAGGAGTATCGAGTGGAGGGGCTCGGTTTTACCCTCACCGCCGCCGGCCGCCTCTTCGGGCACTTGGTGCTGGGCGCTCGCATGGTGGAAGAGCGCCTGGCGCCGCGCAACGATTTTCCCGCGGCTCTTAAAGAAGAGCTGCTCCACGTGATCCTGGCCCACCACGGTTCGCAGGAGTGGGGATCACCCCAGCCCCCGAAAACCATCACGGCCTTTGCTCTTCACCACGCCGATTTTTTGAGTGCCGAGCTGAACCACTTCCAGGGGGTGCTCCAGGCCGGGGTGAACGAGGAGGGCTGGACGGCGGCGGACCGCAAACTGGAGCGCAGCGTCTACCTGGGTTTCCTTGCGCCGGACGAGGTGGCGGCGGCACGGGAAAGGGGTGGCAGGTAG
- the ndk gene encoding nucleoside-diphosphate kinase, translating to MERTLVLIKPDGVRRGLVGEVLRRLECQELKLIGLKLLKLSPELAAAHYAVHRGKPFYGELVAFITSGPVVAAAVAGEDAVARVRRLVGDTRAAAPGSIRGDFATSVTANVVHASDSPVSAARELGLFFQPEELLAQE from the coding sequence GTGGAAAGGACGTTGGTGCTGATAAAACCGGACGGCGTGCGCCGGGGGCTCGTGGGCGAGGTGCTCCGCCGCCTGGAGTGCCAGGAACTGAAACTTATCGGCCTGAAGCTCCTTAAGTTGAGCCCCGAGCTGGCAGCGGCGCACTACGCGGTGCATCGGGGTAAACCGTTTTACGGGGAGCTCGTCGCTTTTATCACCTCCGGACCGGTGGTGGCCGCGGCGGTGGCCGGCGAGGATGCCGTCGCGCGGGTGCGGCGGCTCGTGGGCGATACCCGGGCGGCGGCGCCGGGCAGCATCCGGGGCGACTTTGCCACTTCGGTGACGGCGAACGTGGTGCACGCCTCGGACTCGCCGGTGAGCGCGGCGCGGGAACTGGGCCTCTTCTTCCAGCCGGAGGAACTGCTGGCCCAGGAGTAG
- a CDS encoding peptidoglycan-binding protein — MKRAVGAVLVAAFLALPGQGAAGAPTAPASPCGCEPVRVLQVATPPVRGSDVAGLQQRLVKLGFYDGPISGVYDRETAGAVARLQEFLGLTRSGVVDNRTWETLAFYEAKPAVKSPPPEGKISILVDIDAQTLIVYTDGEPYKLYPVAVGKASSPTPMGEWVITEKIAGWHGATGVRWMRLSNPWGSYGIHGTNNPGSIGQMVSAGCVRMFNHDVIELYDWIEIGTQVTLKGRGPYGPVRPLIDQGAVGQDVVFLQWRLRELGFDPGRADGVCGEATQSALAAWQRYRGLPVTGKADRNVLYLLGLW; from the coding sequence GTGAAGCGAGCGGTGGGGGCTGTGCTGGTGGCGGCTTTCCTCGCCCTGCCGGGCCAAGGGGCGGCGGGCGCGCCGACGGCACCTGCCTCACCCTGCGGCTGTGAACCGGTGCGCGTGCTGCAGGTGGCAACGCCGCCGGTGCGCGGGTCTGATGTGGCGGGGCTGCAGCAGCGCCTGGTCAAGCTGGGCTTTTACGACGGCCCGATATCCGGTGTGTATGACCGGGAGACGGCCGGGGCCGTCGCGCGGTTGCAGGAGTTTCTCGGTCTTACGCGCAGCGGGGTGGTGGATAACCGCACCTGGGAGACCCTAGCCTTCTACGAAGCCAAGCCGGCGGTTAAGAGCCCGCCGCCGGAGGGTAAGATCAGCATCCTGGTGGACATCGACGCCCAGACGCTCATCGTCTATACTGATGGCGAGCCCTACAAGCTCTACCCGGTGGCGGTAGGGAAGGCGAGCTCGCCTACCCCAATGGGGGAGTGGGTGATCACGGAAAAGATCGCGGGCTGGCACGGGGCCACCGGTGTGCGCTGGATGCGCCTCTCCAACCCCTGGGGGAGCTACGGTATTCACGGCACCAATAATCCAGGCTCCATCGGACAGATGGTCAGCGCTGGCTGCGTACGCATGTTTAACCATGACGTGATTGAGCTTTACGATTGGATAGAAATAGGGACGCAGGTTACTCTTAAGGGCCGCGGTCCGTACGGGCCGGTGCGGCCGCTGATCGACCAGGGCGCCGTCGGGCAGGACGTGGTGTTTCTGCAGTGGCGCCTCCGGGAGCTGGGCTTTGACCCCGGGCGGGCGGACGGCGTGTGCGGCGAAGCCACACAAAGCGCCCTGGCGGCCTGGCAGCGCTACCGGGGCCTGCCGGTCACGGGGAAAGCCGACCGGAATGTGCTTTATCTCCTGGGCTTATGGTGA
- a CDS encoding extracellular solute-binding protein: protein MGRRLGLNFLLFLLLLSAFAGGVWLRLSFIPAPSRINPQAEIDPGRHYTLTLWDFERPLGGEGASYQAELSAALESFRTRYPNATVTIELLPWSEEEGAERLATALKQGAPPDVLATGPLTGGAWGSLVVPCGPYLAPGEADEYLVPGWTGGTGKGGLVAWPRWLEPACWAGNKALLAAAGVPVEAIQATGWNWEELSRAAARVRALPGGPALFTSFDLVSLWGELGRGGAAASASGSPWSPENVRAAAERAAAFRENGAVPRSIGREGYSALEDFFTGQAAVLGPVHPWFFRAAAERAERVIRGGLEPGAARPFPLALLPPPGPGESGVVVRRVEQIYVFRQRRYQGDDHTRLAMELARHLSRSSARLAARLDLVPTYRPAQAEWAKKWAVGEGKVLLTQLERGTAPAEVEPEAAAERRARLAPLLQQFWKGELSPGELAAQILE from the coding sequence GTGGGTAGGCGGCTGGGGCTTAATTTTCTCCTCTTCTTGCTCCTCCTTTCGGCCTTTGCCGGCGGGGTCTGGCTGCGGCTCAGTTTTATTCCCGCCCCCAGCCGGATCAATCCCCAGGCCGAAATCGATCCCGGCAGGCACTATACCCTCACCCTCTGGGACTTCGAACGCCCCCTGGGCGGCGAGGGCGCTTCCTACCAAGCTGAGCTGAGCGCAGCGCTCGAGTCCTTCCGCACGCGTTACCCCAATGCCACTGTCACGATCGAGCTCCTTCCCTGGTCTGAGGAAGAGGGTGCCGAGCGTCTGGCGACGGCCCTGAAACAGGGTGCGCCGCCCGACGTTTTGGCTACCGGGCCCCTTACCGGCGGTGCTTGGGGGTCGCTCGTGGTGCCGTGTGGGCCTTACCTGGCTCCCGGTGAAGCGGACGAGTACCTGGTGCCGGGGTGGACGGGTGGGACCGGGAAAGGCGGGCTGGTCGCCTGGCCGCGCTGGTTGGAGCCGGCCTGCTGGGCGGGCAATAAGGCGCTGCTGGCGGCGGCCGGGGTACCGGTGGAAGCGATTCAGGCCACAGGCTGGAACTGGGAAGAGTTGAGCCGGGCGGCCGCGCGCGTCCGGGCACTCCCCGGGGGCCCGGCGCTCTTCACCAGCTTTGACCTGGTCAGCCTCTGGGGCGAGCTGGGCCGGGGCGGTGCCGCTGCCTCGGCGTCCGGTTCCCCCTGGTCGCCGGAAAACGTGCGGGCTGCAGCCGAACGCGCCGCGGCCTTTCGGGAAAACGGCGCTGTTCCGCGGAGCATCGGCAGGGAAGGCTACAGCGCCCTCGAGGATTTTTTCACCGGGCAGGCGGCTGTTCTTGGCCCGGTGCACCCTTGGTTCTTCCGGGCGGCGGCGGAGCGGGCGGAGCGCGTCATCCGGGGCGGCTTGGAGCCGGGGGCGGCCCGGCCTTTTCCCCTGGCGCTTTTGCCGCCGCCCGGCCCGGGGGAAAGCGGCGTAGTGGTACGGCGGGTAGAGCAAATCTATGTTTTCCGGCAACGCCGCTACCAGGGCGATGATCACACCCGCCTGGCCATGGAGCTGGCCCGCCACTTGAGCCGCAGCTCGGCGCGGCTGGCGGCCCGGCTGGACCTGGTGCCGACGTACCGGCCGGCACAAGCCGAGTGGGCGAAGAAGTGGGCGGTGGGGGAGGGAAAGGTTCTCCTGACGCAGCTGGAAAGGGGCACGGCGCCGGCGGAAGTGGAGCCTGAGGCGGCTGCTGAACGCCGGGCGCGCCTGGCGCCGCTTTTGCAGCAGTTCTGGAAGGGAGAGCTCAGCCCGGGTGAGCTCGCCGCGCAGATTCTGGAATAA
- a CDS encoding DNA internalization-related competence protein ComEC/Rec2, protein MPPLVTLTLLFIAGTVARVKLPFPSAVWLGAAALALVLGLFFLTRERRCSALIALLLLAFFSGGVRTSLALLPERSLAPLAGSHVTLEGVVVRPAEQGQAGTNYVLAVRLAGAGEALAPARGLVLVRDLRPPGRPVYAYGDVLRVKGVLARPRPAGNFGQFDYRAYLEQRGIAYTLPLYEPQAITRVAAGAGNPLAAGLYAWRERFTQVASLLGPREKALLLGIALGERRGLAPEVTDLFTASGTVHLLAVSGTHVALVAGLALGAARLLRLPPVLQGLLSALVVGLYAFWTGLPASALRAGLMFLLGFLGLLSGRPRNGLLALTAAALIILLVNPLLLFDIGFQLSFAAAGGIIWLTPPLLAARRQVPVWAAAPLAVSLAAQLAVWPLTAYYFSGVSLVGFLAGLVAVPLAGLALGLGLAGLLGGAVYLPAGKVVLGAAGLALALLTTVAQTFARLPLAYVYLKQPPLPFLTLYYLLLFALPWVLQHRQSWPRWRQVGALGVACLLLFLAWRGAGPGPAPLSVDFLDVGQGDAILIRSPSGEAALIDAGPRQAYEGRVWDAGESVVLPYLRAQGVHRLEVLFLTHGDADHAGGAPAILAGLPVGAVIAPPGFAQAGPPPVLSRLNDQGVPLYAGTRGLKVNLGAGVELTVYGPPGVPLASESPDNDNSLVLYLRYGNTGFLFMGDAGAAAEEALMEEGLPAPVDVLKVAHHGADTGTGEAFLHKVHPELAVISVGKNNFGHPSPATLARLTAAGTTVLRTDQVGQVRVLADGKRLRVFTRREGGEDKP, encoded by the coding sequence ATGCCACCTTTAGTTACGCTCACCCTGCTCTTCATCGCCGGGACCGTGGCCCGGGTAAAGCTGCCGTTCCCGTCGGCCGTGTGGCTGGGGGCGGCGGCTCTGGCCCTGGTCCTGGGCCTGTTCTTCCTCACCCGGGAAAGGCGCTGCAGCGCTCTCATTGCGCTGCTGCTCCTGGCTTTTTTTTCCGGGGGCGTACGGACAAGCCTGGCTCTGCTTCCGGAGCGCTCCCTGGCGCCGCTGGCCGGAAGTCACGTTACCTTGGAAGGGGTGGTGGTCCGGCCGGCAGAGCAGGGCCAGGCGGGGACGAATTACGTCCTGGCCGTGCGCCTGGCCGGGGCAGGGGAGGCCCTCGCGCCCGCCCGGGGCCTGGTGCTGGTGCGTGACCTGCGCCCGCCGGGGCGTCCGGTCTATGCCTATGGCGACGTCCTGCGGGTGAAGGGGGTTTTGGCCCGGCCGCGCCCGGCGGGCAATTTCGGCCAGTTCGATTACCGCGCCTACCTGGAGCAAAGGGGCATCGCCTACACGCTCCCGCTCTACGAACCGCAGGCAATCACGCGCGTGGCCGCCGGCGCCGGCAACCCGCTGGCGGCCGGGCTTTACGCCTGGCGGGAGCGTTTCACACAGGTGGCTTCTCTCCTGGGGCCCCGGGAGAAGGCGCTCCTTTTGGGAATTGCTCTGGGCGAGCGCCGCGGGCTTGCCCCGGAGGTCACCGACCTTTTTACGGCGAGCGGTACGGTACACCTCCTGGCCGTGTCGGGCACACACGTGGCGCTGGTGGCCGGCCTGGCGCTGGGAGCGGCCCGCCTGTTGCGCCTGCCGCCGGTCCTGCAGGGCCTGCTGTCTGCACTTGTCGTCGGCCTCTACGCCTTCTGGACCGGCCTTCCGGCTTCGGCGCTGCGCGCCGGCCTGATGTTTCTCCTCGGCTTCTTGGGCCTGCTCTCCGGTCGTCCCCGGAACGGCCTGCTGGCGCTTACGGCGGCGGCGCTCATCATCCTCCTGGTTAATCCTTTGCTGCTCTTTGATATCGGCTTTCAGCTCTCCTTTGCCGCGGCCGGCGGCATCATCTGGCTTACGCCGCCCCTCCTGGCGGCGCGCCGCCAGGTACCGGTCTGGGCGGCGGCACCGCTCGCCGTTTCCTTGGCGGCGCAGCTGGCAGTGTGGCCGCTTACGGCTTATTACTTCAGCGGTGTCTCGCTGGTGGGGTTCCTGGCCGGCCTGGTGGCCGTACCGCTGGCGGGCCTCGCTTTGGGCCTGGGCTTGGCCGGGCTTCTGGGCGGTGCCGTTTACCTGCCGGCGGGGAAGGTGGTCCTCGGTGCTGCCGGTCTGGCTTTGGCCCTGCTGACGACGGTGGCACAAACCTTCGCGCGCCTGCCGCTGGCCTACGTGTACCTGAAACAGCCGCCCCTGCCTTTTCTGACGCTTTACTACCTGCTGCTTTTTGCACTTCCCTGGGTGCTGCAGCACCGGCAGAGCTGGCCACGGTGGCGCCAGGTAGGAGCGTTGGGAGTGGCCTGCCTGCTCCTCTTTCTGGCCTGGCGCGGGGCAGGACCGGGCCCGGCGCCGCTGAGTGTAGATTTCTTAGATGTGGGCCAGGGTGACGCCATCCTCATCCGTTCTCCCTCGGGTGAGGCAGCCCTGATCGATGCGGGACCGCGCCAGGCTTACGAAGGGCGTGTGTGGGATGCGGGCGAAAGCGTTGTGTTACCCTACCTGCGGGCGCAGGGCGTGCACCGGCTGGAGGTGCTTTTCCTTACCCACGGCGATGCCGACCACGCCGGCGGCGCGCCTGCCATTTTGGCGGGCCTGCCGGTGGGCGCCGTTATCGCCCCGCCGGGCTTTGCTCAGGCGGGGCCGCCGCCGGTTCTGAGCCGCCTTAACGACCAGGGGGTGCCGCTCTACGCCGGCACGCGCGGCCTTAAGGTAAACCTGGGTGCGGGGGTGGAGCTCACCGTGTACGGTCCGCCCGGGGTGCCGTTGGCTTCGGAAAGCCCGGACAACGACAACTCCTTGGTCCTTTACCTCCGCTACGGCAATACGGGGTTTCTTTTCATGGGCGACGCCGGCGCGGCCGCCGAAGAGGCGCTTATGGAGGAAGGGCTGCCGGCTCCCGTCGACGTGCTCAAGGTAGCCCACCACGGGGCCGACACCGGCACGGGCGAAGCATTCCTGCACAAGGTACACCCGGAGCTGGCGGTAATCTCCGTGGGTAAGAACAACTTCGGTCACCCCAGCCCGGCTACCCTGGCGCGCCTTACGGCTGCGGGCACTACAGTGCTGCGCACGGACCAAGTAGGCCAGGTGCGCGTCCTGGCCGACGGCAAGAGACTCCGGGTGTTTACCCGGCGCGAGGGAGGAGAGGACAAGCCGTGA
- the holA gene encoding DNA polymerase III subunit delta, which translates to MSWQELWERLEHKEVAPVYLLFGEEEYLIAATVAKIEAALELGGLRELNYERLEAAATTGARLAAAVQALPWLARRRLVVLTGLNLSGRGKESDTDSGAGEEGEPATGTAAGLEQELADLVPHLPASTCLVLAATGAVGGRRRVVKAVAKIGVVEEFPRLRGRELEAWIKARGVELGIKWEKGAVQLLAARTGEGLRQLEQELRKLATYAGQGGRVGRQEIELLVPATSAVRVFDLIDAALAGEEEKALKVLAHLLEQGETAIGLTALLARQVRLIVLAKEELEKGTRPDALAVKLKLHPFVAHKVAAQSRRFTWSGLYRLIQSLAAADQEMKTTGLNHQLILEQVLLGLAKGNE; encoded by the coding sequence GTGAGCTGGCAGGAGCTTTGGGAACGGCTGGAGCACAAGGAGGTGGCCCCGGTTTACCTCCTCTTCGGCGAGGAGGAGTACCTGATTGCCGCCACGGTAGCCAAGATCGAGGCCGCTCTGGAGCTGGGCGGCTTGCGCGAGCTCAATTACGAGCGTTTGGAGGCGGCGGCCACAACTGGGGCGCGCCTTGCGGCGGCGGTGCAGGCCCTGCCTTGGTTGGCCCGGCGGCGTCTGGTGGTGCTGACGGGACTCAACCTCTCCGGCAGGGGCAAAGAGAGTGATACCGACAGCGGGGCCGGAGAAGAAGGGGAGCCGGCGACCGGGACGGCGGCCGGTCTCGAGCAGGAGCTGGCCGACCTGGTGCCGCACCTGCCGGCGAGCACCTGCCTGGTCCTGGCAGCGACCGGGGCGGTGGGCGGCCGGCGGCGTGTGGTAAAGGCGGTGGCTAAGATCGGTGTGGTGGAGGAGTTCCCCCGGCTGCGGGGTCGGGAGCTTGAAGCGTGGATAAAGGCGCGGGGTGTGGAGCTGGGGATAAAGTGGGAAAAGGGGGCAGTGCAGCTTTTGGCCGCGCGTACCGGGGAGGGCCTACGGCAGCTGGAGCAGGAGCTTCGGAAACTGGCGACGTACGCCGGCCAGGGCGGGCGGGTCGGGCGCCAGGAAATCGAACTCCTGGTTCCGGCGACGAGTGCCGTCCGGGTGTTCGACCTCATCGATGCCGCCCTAGCGGGGGAGGAGGAAAAGGCCCTCAAGGTATTGGCGCACCTCCTGGAGCAGGGGGAGACGGCCATTGGCCTTACGGCACTGCTCGCCCGGCAGGTACGCTTAATTGTACTGGCGAAAGAGGAACTAGAAAAGGGCACCCGCCCGGATGCCCTAGCAGTCAAATTGAAGCTTCATCCCTTTGTGGCCCACAAGGTTGCAGCTCAGAGCCGGCGCTTCACGTGGAGCGGGCTGTACCGCTTGATCCAGAGCCTGGCAGCAGCGGACCAGGAAATGAAGACTACCGGGCTGAACCACCAGCTTATTTTAGAGCAGGTGCTCCTCGGTTTGGCAAAGGGGAATGAGTAA
- the rpsT gene encoding 30S ribosomal protein S20 encodes MANIKSALKRIKVAEKRRLHNAAVKSRVRTAIRRFNEALDKAEPNVVKETLAKAFSVIDKAAAKGVLHKNNAARKKSQLSRKLAQFKERKEQVG; translated from the coding sequence GTGGCTAACATTAAATCAGCCCTTAAGCGGATTAAGGTGGCGGAAAAACGGCGCCTGCACAATGCGGCCGTCAAATCGCGCGTGCGCACCGCTATCCGCCGTTTCAACGAAGCTCTGGACAAAGCCGAACCAAACGTGGTAAAAGAGACCTTGGCCAAAGCCTTCAGCGTCATCGACAAGGCTGCTGCAAAGGGCGTACTGCATAAGAACAACGCTGCCCGGAAAAAGTCACAGCTCAGCCGCAAGCTGGCGCAGTTCAAAGAACGAAAAGAACAGGTCGGTTAA
- a CDS encoding metal-sensitive transcriptional regulator, translated as MEGQHGHGTHYERDKDGILERLRKVEGQVRGIQRMVEEDRYCVDILTQVAAVRAALDKVGLMLLEGHTRGCVVRAIRENHGDAAIQELMDVVQKFIK; from the coding sequence TTGGAAGGGCAGCATGGGCATGGCACCCATTACGAGCGGGATAAAGACGGCATTCTGGAGCGGCTGCGCAAGGTGGAAGGGCAGGTCCGCGGTATCCAGCGGATGGTGGAGGAAGACCGCTACTGCGTCGACATCCTGACGCAGGTGGCGGCGGTGCGTGCGGCGCTGGATAAGGTGGGCCTGATGCTCCTGGAGGGTCACACCCGCGGCTGTGTGGTGCGGGCCATCCGCGAGAACCACGGTGATGCGGCGATTCAAGAACTTATGGATGTGGTGCAGAAGTTCATCAAGTAG